The Sphingobacteriales bacterium genomic sequence CGTGTTTTTCGGTTGGTGGCACAAAAAAATTACAAAACTTACAATTTGCCACACAAACGTTTGTGGTATTGACATTGCGGTCAATTATCCAGGTAACGATATTGGGTGTTTGCCGCTTATGATGTTTGCGCAATAAATTGCCCACATTGGCTAATGCTGCCGTTGGGGCGTGGTTAAAGAGGTAGGCCCCTTCGTCAATAGTGAGCCATTCAAGTTGTAAGGCTTTTTGTAATAAATGATTAACTTGCATGACTTTTTACTTTTATCATTCTTGTTATTATTATTCTTTATTTTGGTTGCAATATTAAGAGACTGTCTAAAAATTAAAAATTGGCATGCCAGTCCTAAAAATTGATAGGAAAAAAGTTATTAAAAGAGATGTGAATAAAAGACTATCAGTTTGACGTTTAAATAATAATTCATAGCTTTATGAAAATCAAACACATAAAGTAAAATGAAAACCTACCCAAGCAGTCTCACCGTAGTCAATGGAGTGCAATATTAGGCATTTTAGACGACAAACGGAAACGAAAACACAGTTTAAGAGAAATTTTTAATGCGCTGTTCTATTTGCTTAAACTGGCTGTCAATGGCGCATGCTGCCGTTCCATTTTCCGTCATGGAAGCTTGTTTACTACTATTTTACCAAGTGGAAGAAGGATGGGACGATAGAACTCATCCATGAAATACTCAGGGATAAGACTCGAAAGCAAGCAGGCAGGGCTTCATCGCCAAGTGTTGGTATAATTGATAGCCAGAGCGTAAAAGACAACAAGCGTCGGAGGCTTGTGCAGAGGGATTGACGGGGGTAAAAAGTTAAAGGCAGAAAGCGGCATATTATTGTAGATACAATGGGACTACTTTTAGCGGTTGTGGTTCATGCGGCAAATGAGCATGACGGTAAATCAGCCCCAATGGTTATAGCTGACCTCAGAGGGCAGGTTTTGCAGATTGGTAAAGATAGTAGCTGATGGCGGGTATAGAGGCGAGTTAATTGAAAATACCCGCAAAACGTTTGGGTGGGTGGTTGGGTTGTAAGTAGATCGAATACAGCCTCGAAATTCGAAGTATTGCCAAAAAGATGGATTGTTGAAAGAACTTTGCTGGCTCAAAGCTATCGAAGATTGAGTAAAGACTTTGAGTTCCAAACCGAAACGAGCCAGACAATGATCCAACTTGCCATGATAAAATTGATGCTTAATAGAATTAGAAAATAAAATTTAGACAGGCTCTAAGTGAATTAACCAAGAAAACCAAACTAATTAGTTGAGTTTTGTAAGGCTTCAATAAATTAACAAAGAACGGATTTATTTTGTTTTTGCTTTATTTTGCTTGGCATAGTTTTTTAATCCGGAATAAAAAATTTTACTTGCAGTAATATCATCCGGAAACAGGAAGGAGGAGTTATTTAACTATGATACTTTTCCCCACAAAAAACATCTTTATCGTCTTTATCATTTTTATTATTATCCGGATGAAAACCGGGTAGTTTATTTGTTTGTAATTAAGAAAATAAAATTTCAAACCAAGTAAGCCTTATTTTTGCCATCTCAACGAAAGGTAAACTATTAAAAAAATATGCCCAAATTTAATACATTAACTATTTTATTGCCCGCACAAAATGCCGAAAGCCATATTATTAGCATTTTACAACGAGTTTGCCGGGCAAATTTACCCGGATACGTTCAAAAGCAAATTATTATTATTGACAGTGCTGCGGCTAACGACAATACCGAAACTTTAACGAAAGATTTTATTGGCAATGGCTGGCGACCCGAAGCTGAATTTAAATATTTAAAATTACCAAATGGGCATAATTTATTTGAAGTTTGGCAAGCGGTGCTTCCTTTTGTTAAGGGCGAGTATATTTTATGGCAAACACCCCATCAAAACTATCATCCGGAGGAGTATTTGAACGAGGTAGTTCGGGCAGCTTATATCCAAGGCGCGCAATTGGTTTTTACCATTCGCGGTCAATATAAACCAAAGGTATTACCACAACTATATGGTGGTAAATGGGCTTATGACCTGACTAAACTGGCAGCCAACTTCTTTAGCGATTTGCCCCTCATTGACCCCAATACGGGTTGCCTTTTGTTAAATACAGAGTTGGCCAAAAATTTTGTTCGCGATGCCACTGATAAAATACGCGCCCTAAACAAACAGTTAGGATTAAATTTATATTTGCATCAATATTTTATTAGTGAGCAGCATAATAGCGGCAATGACGGTACTATTTTTGAAGTGGAAATTCCTTATACGTTGCCGATAAACAGTACTGGTAGGGTAAAAAACAAAATGCTTTAAAACCGGATTAACCTTGTTGACACTTTATGGCAATTATGGCGCAGTTAAACCAGGAAACTATCTTAATTGGATTGATTTTTTAGGTGTGTGAAAACCGCCCTACGCCAAATTTGTTTTTTATTTCGTCAAAAACGTTTAGAATTTTATTCAGGTGTTCGGGTTCGTGGCTGGCCATATAGCTTGTTCTAAGCATTTGCCTTCCGGGTGGGGTAGCCGGAGCAATAAAAGCATTTACAAATACGCCGGCATCATACAAAATTTTCCACATTCTAAAAGTCAGTTCGTCGTCTCCTATGATTATAGGCACAATAGCCGAGCGGCCTTCGGGAACGTTATAGCCCATATTGCGCAAGCCAGTGCGAATTACCTGGGCATTTTGCACTACTTTTTGCACCAAATTGGGGTTGTCTTCTAAAATATTTAAAGCGGCAATGGCGGCTGCAACTGAGGCAGGTGTAGGCGAAGCACTAAAAATAAGTGCCTGCGAGGTATGGCGCAGATAGTTAATTACGCGCTCTTCGCCGGCAACAAACCCGCCCAACGAGGCCAAACTTTTACTAAACGTGCACATAATAAGGTCTATATCGGCATCGAGGCCAAACTCGTTGGCTGTACCTCGCCCGCCTTGTCCAATAATACCAAAGGCGTGGGCATCGTCTAATAAAACGGCGGCATTATATTGTTTGGCTAAATGGTTTAGTTCGGGCAGGTTTACAATGGTGCCAAAAGTGCTAAACACCCCATCTGATACGATAATTTTATTGGCCTCGGGTGGGGCAATTTGCAATACCCGCTCAAGGTTTTTCATGTCGTTATGCTTGTAGCGCACCACTTTGCAGCCAGTAGCTTGGCCCAATAAATTTCCGGCAACAATACTCGCATGGTTATCTCGGTCTGAAAAAATAATATCGCCGCGGCCAACTAACGGAAACAAAACGCCTTGTCCGGTTTGAAATCCGGTACTAAACAGCAAGGCTGCTTCTTTGTTTACAAATTTAGCTAAGCGGGTTTCTAACGCTACGTGCAAATCTATGGTGCCCGTTAAAAACCTCGAGCCCGAGCAACTTGTGCCATATTTAAGCAAGGCTTCAACGGCGGCCAATTTAACATTTGGGTGGGCAGTTAAGCCCAAATAATTGTTTGAGCCAGCCATAATAACCTCACGGCCTTCCATTTTTACAATAGGCCCTTCGCTTTCTTCTACCGTTCTAAAATAAGGGTAAATACCCAGTGCTTTGTAATGGTCGGGTACGGTATATTCATAACACTTATTAAAAATACTCACTGTTTAAATGGATTGATTTTAAGCCAAATGCTATTGGCAGGCTGAAAAATAAATGAATAACTTATTCAAACAAATAAAAGAAAAAGAAGCTATTGGCTATTTTCCGGGTTATATATCCGGAAAACGTACACAATATTAGCGTTTAATTTATAAACATCCTAACTTGCGGGTCAATTTCGATAATTAATTTATTTAAATCTGAATTAATTCTGAAGGCGCAAAGTTAAGTTTTTCTTATTTTGCGTTCAAATTTTTGGCCATGAATAGCAATAATTTCGATAAAATTGCGCTTATAACGGGTATTTCGGGTTTTGTTGGCAGCCATTTAGCGCAGCAGTTAGTAGCGCAAGGTTGGCAGGTTCGGGGGCTAATTAGGGCAAGCAGCAATTTGCGCTGGATACAAGATTTACCCATTACTTTATACCAGTGTGGTTTAACAAATATTGAAAGTTTAGAAGGGCCGCTACAGGGTGTTACCCATGTTTTTCATATTGCAGGTGTAGTAAAAGCCAATAGTTTGCAACAGTTTGAGGCGGGCAATGTTGCCACAACTGCTACCTTATTGCAGGCCATTAGCAAGTACAATAAAAACATACAACACATTGTGGTTACAAGTAGTTTGGCTGCCGCCGGCCCCACAGTACCTAATTTGCCGCTTATCGAAGCTATGGCCGCCAAACCCGTTAATTGGTATGGCAAAAGCAAATGGGCACAAGAACAAGTATGCCTAAACTATACACAGCAACAGCAGCAACAACCGCCTTTGCCCATTACCATTATAAGGCCACCGGTAGTTTACGGCCCCCGCGAAACCGATGTTTTGCTGTTTTTTAAACTTATTAAGCGCGGTATCTTACTGCAGCCCACAGGTAATAAACAAGTTTTGAGTTTAATTTATATTGACGATTTGGTAAACGGCCTAATTGCCGCCGCACAAAGCAAAAACACAATAAATCAAACGTATTTTTTAGCCCATAACCAAATCTACATATGGCACGATTTAGCCAAAACAACAGCCCAAATTCTACAGAAAAAAATAATTACTATAAGTTTACCTCGCTCTTTTATTAAAACTATGGCTATAATTGCACAAGGTTGGGCAAAACTGCGTGGGCGAACTGCCACAACCCTAAATACCCAAAAGATAATAGAAATGGAGCAAGCTGCATGGATATGTAGCCCTGCTAAAGCATATAATGATTTTAATTTTGAAGCCACTACATCTTTGGCATCCGGATTAAAAACAACACTTAACTGGTATCAACAACATGGCTGGTTATAAGAAAACACAACAACTTGCCTTTTTCTTCTGTTTACTTGTTCTTAGCAAGCTATATTATTTTAACTTGAAACACTGCTATTTAAGTAACGAACTAAACTAAACTAAGGGGCTAATCTTTGTATTGTCCAATTACTATCAGCAGTTCTTGATGTATTGGTTTCGGGTGGATCGTTAATTAGTAGGCTGTAGGTAATACGGTCGTGTAGGCGGTTAGGCCTGCCTTGCCAAAACTCCACATAATTAGGCTGTAACCTGTACCCTCCCCAATGTGTGGGGCAAACTACGGGAGCATTAGGCGCAAATTGTTGTTGGGCGGCATCAAAAAGGGCTTGCAATGCCTGCTGATTGGCAACAGGCTGACTTTGGTGCGAGGCAACAGCAGCCAACTGGCTTTCGCGCGGGCGCGAGGCAAAATACTCCACCGACTCTTGCGCCGATGTTTTTACTACAATTCCCTCAACCCTAACCTGCCGCTCAAGAGACGGCCAGTAAAACAAAATACTTGCTTGCGGGTTAGCGGTTAGTTCGTTTCCTTTGCGGCTTAAGTAATTGGTATAAAAAACAAAACCATTCTCATCAAAACCTTTTAACAATACTGCCCGCACCGATGGTTTGCCGTTTGGCGTTGCAGTAGCCAAAATCATGGCATTCATATCTATACGGTTAGGGTCTTGTGTTGTTGCCCATGCTTCAAACCAAAGTGCAAAAAGTACTAAGGGGTTGGCAGGCAAAGGCGCATCGGGTAAACTGTGGCGGTTATACTGTTGCCGCCAGCTTGCAATATCGGTTAAAAACGACATAGTTTGGCACGTTGTTTTGTTTGATTTAATAATATTGATTACAAACCGGCGGCAAAATTAATAAAATGGTATGGTTTCCGGATAAAAACAGGCCGACAATAACCCCAATACCACTCTGAAAGACCGAGTAAATATCTCCAGAACACAAAGTTGTTAGCAAGCAATAATTTTCAACCTAAAACCCAAGCAGCCCCAAATGCAACTAAAGCCCTATTTTTAGCGTTAAACAAACTGAAATTAATATTTGGTAGGCGGTAATATATTGCGCTGATTTACAAATTGTCTTTGTTTTGTGCCCAAAAAGCTTGTTTTTTTAGTTTCCTTGTTTATACCTTGTTTATTAATTTGGACAGGGCTGCAGTTAAACGCACAAACAACCGCCAAAGATAGCTTAGTTAAACCAACAGATGCGCGTTTTAACCTTTCGAACCTTAGGCAAAAATGGATAAAAATTGGGCTGGGCACCGATACGATTACCTTAGATACTCTTTCCGTTTTTCCGGATACTTTTGCCTTGTTTTACCCCAACGGGCAGCCCTTTACCGATACTGCCGCTTATAAACTTTATCCGGCGCAGGCAAAAATCATTTTTCGGCACTCAATATTATCAACTGCTGCTGCCAGCACACCCCCGCCCGACAGCCTAATGGCTCGTTACCGCGTAATGCCATTCTACTTAGCACAAACCTTTAGGCATAAAAACAAGCAGCTAAACACGCCTTTTGGCGAGCTGCCTTATACGGGTAATGCCTACCAGCTTAAACCCACCACCGCCACCTCGTTATTCGATTTTGGCGGCTTAAACTACAATGGCAGCCTAACGCGCGGCATTGCCATTGGCAACAACCAAGACCTAAGTGTTAATTCAAATTTTAACCTTCAAATTGCAGGCAAATTGCCCGGCGATATTAGTATTTTAGCCGCCTTGAACGACAATAATCTGCCCATACAGCCCGAAGGCAATACCCAGCAATTACAAGAATTCGACAAAATATATATCGAACTAAAAAAACAAAACCACAGCCTATTGCTTGGCGATTTTTCACTTACCAACCCTGCTAATGGCTATTTTATGCGGGTACAGCGCAATTTATTAGGTGCCAAATACCAAACCAATTTTAATATTAATAAACAAGCCGAAAAACAACGACAGCAGCAATTAACGTTTGGGGCGGCTGCGGCCATAGCCAAAGGAGCTTACCAAAGACAAACCTTAACCCCTGTTGAAGGCAACCAGGGACCTTACCGATTGGTAGGAGCTAACGGCGAAAATTTTATTGTTGTACTTTCGGGCAGCGAACGGGTTTATGTTGATGGCCGTTTGCTGACGCGCGGCGCTACCAACGATTATATAATAGATTATAACACTGCCGAGTTGGGCTTTACCCCCAAAATGCCCATTACCAAAGATGTGCGCTTAGTAGTTGAGTTTGAATATACCGACCGCACCTATTTGCGCCCTGCCTTATTAACCCATGCCCAATGGCAGCAAGGCAAAACTCAAATAAGGATAGCCCATTTTTACGAAACCGACAGTAAAAACCAGCCTGTAAGCGATTACACGTTAAGCGACGCGCAAAAAAATGCCCTTAAAAATGCCGGCGATAACCCGTTGAGTGCCATTGTATCCGGAATTGACAGTGTAGGCTATTCGCCTCAAAGTTTAGTACCTTTATATGCTTTAAAAGATACTACTGTTGGCACTCATTTTTATCCGGATGTTTTAGTACAGCGAAACGACACCACGGCAAGCTATGCGGTGCGTTTTAGCTATGTAGGGCAGGGCTTTGGCGACTATATCCCTCAAACCGAAAACCTAAACGGCAGGGCTTTTAAATGGGTTAGTCCCGATACGGTTACCCAACAAAAAACGGGTAGTTATGCACCCGTACAACAGTTAATTACCCCCAAGCAGCGGCAGTTATTAACGCTTGGTGCGCAAACGCAAATAGCCAAAAACGGTATTGTTAACGCCGAATTAGCGCTAAGCCAACGCGATGCCAATACTTTTTCGGAAAAAGATGATGCCGATAATTTGGGACTGGCGGCAGCCCTAACCTGGCAAAATAGCTGGGCATTAAGCAACCGTTTGCATTTTGAGCAGCAATTGCGTTACGAGTTTGCCAACAAACAGTTTATTCCGGTTGAGCCATACAGACCAGTGGAATTTGCCCGGAATTGGAATTTGCCGGCTACCTCTTCTGTCATTACCGGATCATCAGGTATTGGGGGGGGGCTGCCCGCCTATGGGCAACATTTGGCGGCAATAAAAATGGGCATTAAAGGTGCAAATGGCCTAAATACCACCTACGATCTAAGTTGGTTAGCCACTACCGACACTACTTATAGGGGTTGGCAACATGATTTGCAAAATCAAACTTCCTTAGGCAAAGGCTGGCTATTTAAAATAGGCGGTACCTGGCTGCAAACCAAACAGGGCAAAGGCAGTAGCAGCAGTAGTTTTATAAGGCCAGTTAGCAGCCTCGAAAAAAAACTGAGCAAAGGCCGTTTGCGAGGCTTTACTTTTGCCATAGCTACCCAAGCCGAAAAAAATGCGCGCTGGCTACTCGATAGTCTTACCCCGCAAAGCTTCGCTTGGTACGATTGGAAATTAATGGCAACAAATAGCGATACCAGTCAAAAAGCGCTGCGTTTATCGTTTGTACGGCGCATAGATTTTGGCCTTAAAAATCAAACTTACCGGATGGCTTCGCAAAGCCAAACCCTTGATA encodes the following:
- a CDS encoding aminotransferase class I/II-fold pyridoxal phosphate-dependent enzyme, whose amino-acid sequence is MSIFNKCYEYTVPDHYKALGIYPYFRTVEESEGPIVKMEGREVIMAGSNNYLGLTAHPNVKLAAVEALLKYGTSCSGSRFLTGTIDLHVALETRLAKFVNKEAALLFSTGFQTGQGVLFPLVGRGDIIFSDRDNHASIVAGNLLGQATGCKVVRYKHNDMKNLERVLQIAPPEANKIIVSDGVFSTFGTIVNLPELNHLAKQYNAAVLLDDAHAFGIIGQGGRGTANEFGLDADIDLIMCTFSKSLASLGGFVAGEERVINYLRHTSQALIFSASPTPASVAAAIAALNILEDNPNLVQKVVQNAQVIRTGLRNMGYNVPEGRSAIVPIIIGDDELTFRMWKILYDAGVFVNAFIAPATPPGRQMLRTSYMASHEPEHLNKILNVFDEIKNKFGVGRFSHT
- a CDS encoding NAD-dependent epimerase/dehydratase family protein, with the protein product MNSNNFDKIALITGISGFVGSHLAQQLVAQGWQVRGLIRASSNLRWIQDLPITLYQCGLTNIESLEGPLQGVTHVFHIAGVVKANSLQQFEAGNVATTATLLQAISKYNKNIQHIVVTSSLAAAGPTVPNLPLIEAMAAKPVNWYGKSKWAQEQVCLNYTQQQQQQPPLPITIIRPPVVYGPRETDVLLFFKLIKRGILLQPTGNKQVLSLIYIDDLVNGLIAAAQSKNTINQTYFLAHNQIYIWHDLAKTTAQILQKKIITISLPRSFIKTMAIIAQGWAKLRGRTATTLNTQKIIEMEQAAWICSPAKAYNDFNFEATTSLASGLKTTLNWYQQHGWL
- the pdxH gene encoding pyridoxamine 5'-phosphate oxidase, with the translated sequence MSFLTDIASWRQQYNRHSLPDAPLPANPLVLFALWFEAWATTQDPNRIDMNAMILATATPNGKPSVRAVLLKGFDENGFVFYTNYLSRKGNELTANPQASILFYWPSLERQVRVEGIVVKTSAQESVEYFASRPRESQLAAVASHQSQPVANQQALQALFDAAQQQFAPNAPVVCPTHWGGYRLQPNYVEFWQGRPNRLHDRITYSLLINDPPETNTSRTADSNWTIQRLAP
- a CDS encoding glycosyltransferase, whose product is MPKFNTLTILLPAQNAESHIISILQRVCRANLPGYVQKQIIIIDSAAANDNTETLTKDFIGNGWRPEAEFKYLKLPNGHNLFEVWQAVLPFVKGEYILWQTPHQNYHPEEYLNEVVRAAYIQGAQLVFTIRGQYKPKVLPQLYGGKWAYDLTKLAANFFSDLPLIDPNTGCLLLNTELAKNFVRDATDKIRALNKQLGLNLYLHQYFISEQHNSGNDGTIFEVEIPYTLPINSTGRVKNKML